DNA from Acidobacteriota bacterium:
CACCGCGTCGTCGAGCGTCGGTATCGAGAGGCTCTTCGTCGTCTCGCCGGCTTCCAAGCGGAGACTCCCGGAGGGGGCCGAGTCGAGATCGCTCCACTTGTTGGCGGTAAACGTCGACTGCAACCCGAATGCCCAGAAGACGGCGATGGGACGGTCCGAGGGTTTCGTCAGCGAGAACGTGAACACCGCCGGATTCCCTTCCACGACGGCTTCGGAAGGCGGCGTCAGCGTCAGCCTCGCCACGTCGTCGTCCTGGATGACCACGCGCTTCTCCTTCCGCACGAACGTGATCGAGTCCCTGAAGGGGTTCGTGTCCGGGGAGCTAAGAGAGATCGAGATCGACAGGTCCTCGTCGCCCTCCGCCACCTCGTCCTGGGTCGTCCGCAAAGTCACCGTCCTGGACAGGGGCACCAAGGGTTGGCTCGACGGAGCGAAGTAGAGGCTTTGGTTCACCAGCGTGTAGTCATCGGCGCTGGCCTTTCCGTTGGTCGCCTTCACGTTCAGCGAGACCCCCGTGACCAGTGTTTGATAGTGCTCCAGTGTCACGGTGAACGACGCCGCCGCGCCTTCCGCGACAGTCGCTGCGCCGGCGTCCTGCCCGAGGGTCACGTAGACGCGGTCGGTGTCCCGGATGCGGACGTGCGCGCACGACTTGGCGACGTAGTAGCTCACCGCCTGTCCGTCGACGGGATCGAAGCACACGGTCACCGTCTCGTACCCCTCGACTAGCGCATCGTCGAGGATCTCCAGTTGGACCTTGGCGAATCGGTTGACGGCGTCCACCGTGACGGCGGGGGTGAGGCCGAGAGACGAGTAGTCGGCGCCGCTCGTTGCGTCTCCCCTGGTCGTGAGGCTCATGGTGATCGACAGGTTCTGGTCGATCCACTTCTGGGTGACGTCCGTGAGTTGGATGAACAGCGCCACCGTCTGGCCTTCGCTGGCCGTCTTGGTCTGGTTCGAGGTCGGCGCATCGAAGGAGTCTGCGTACCACTGGACGGTAGGGATCGGATAGGTCTGGCCCTCGGCGGCCTGGCCTAGAAGGGTCAGAATCGACGCGGCGAGCCAGACCGACGCGCGGCTGAGGGAACGGAGCTTCCGCCGGTGGAATTGGGGCCTGGGAGTCACGTTGAAAGCAGGTGTTTCGCCTGCTCTGAACGCAGGTCGAAACTTCAAATGGCGCTTGCTTCCAAGCCTGACAAGATCGGCAGTAAATAGGTCGTGTGCCCCCCCCCATTTCCGTGTGTTTTGCGTAAAGCCGAGGCAGGCTTCGAGGCGCTGCCGGTCGGGCAGCCCGGAAGCGGCGAGAAGCGCGATGAGAGGGTCTCCCGCGGACCTCTCGAAGAGCGCGGGCGCTCGCCGTGTAGAACGAGTCAGGAAACGGCCACCCGTGTCCGTCTTCCGGCGGCTGTCGACGCCGGGGCGCTGTTCGGCGCTTCCGTTTCTCTCTACCTACAAAATGGGATATGTGGTGCTTGATTAGTTTTCATTGCTGTTTTCTGCTCAGATTCGTGTAGTGGAGCGGAAATACATCTACAAATCGGGAGTGGCGCGGCATGTTGAACTTGGTGTAAGGAAGAGCCGGGGGCAGGACGAGCACTGCTGCGCCTCCGACCGATGCCGCGACCAAGACCACATTCGAACCGAGGCCGCCGGCGCCGCCCCGGACGAGTTCCGTTCTCCGAACTGAGTTCCGCGATCCTTCGCGTGACTTCCAGCCTCAGCGTCAGAACCGTCCTGCAGGAGGCCATCGACAGCGCCCGCGCGCTCACCGGCGCCCGCTACGGCTTCATCGTCACGGTGAACGACGACAAGGCGATCCGCAACGTCCTTGCCTCCGGATTCACGGGCGAGGAGTACGAACGGCTGGTCGGCTGGAAGGACGGTCCCAGGTTCTTCGAGCGCCTGCGCGATCTCCCGGAGCCCCTGCGCGTGAACGACTTTCCGGCGTTCGTGCGGTCCCAGGGCTTCTCCCCGGAACTCATGCTCTCGGACTCCTTCCACGCCATGCCCATTCGCCGCGCCAGCCGCTACGAGGGCCACGTCTTCGTCGCCGGCAAGCGGGGCGCGCCGGCCTTCGGGGCGGAGGACGAGGAAGTGCTGGCGCTCTTCGCCGCGCAGGTCGCCGTGGCCATCGCCAACGCTCGCGCGCATCGCGCCGAGCGGAGCGCCGGCGCCCGGCTTCGGGCGCTCGTCGACACCTCGCCGGTCGGCGTCGTCGTGTTCGACGCGAGGAAGGTCCGACCGGTGCTTGTCAACGACGCGGCGCGGCGCATCGTCGCGGACCTGCGTGTTCCGGGCCGCCCCCTCGATGAGCTGCTCGGCGTCGTCGCCTGCCGCTTCGCCGACGGACGCGAGATCGGCCTCAGCGGAGTTTCCGTGCCGGAGGCGATCGCCAACGCGGGGATGGTGCGCGCCGAAGAAGTCGAACTCTCCGTGCCCGGCGGGCGCAGTGTCACGACGCTGCTCAACGTGACGCCCATCCGCCCGCCGGCCGGGCAGGGAGTCGCGTCGGTCGTCGTCACCATGCAGGATCTCGCTCCCTTGCGGGAACTCGAGCGCCAGCGAGCGTCCTTCCTCGGGATGGTGAGTCACGAACTGAGGGCGCCGCTCGCCGCCGTGCGCGGCTCGGCCGCCACGCTGCTGGAGGACGCGGCGGAACTCGACCCGGCCGAGATGCGCGAGTTCCACCGGATCATCCACGATCAGGCCGGACACATGCGCGGCCTCATCGGCGATCTCCTGGACGCCGGCCGCATCGAGGCGGGCACGCTGTCGGTGTCGCCCGAGCCGTCTCCCGCCGCCTCGTTGATCGACCGCGCGCGGACCACCTTCCTCAGCGGCGGCGGCCGCCACGCGGTGCTGATCGACCTCCCGGAGGACCTGCCCCGGGTCATGGCCGACCGGCGCCGCATCGCGCAGGTGCTGACGAACCTGCTCGCCAATGCCGCCGCGCACTCGCCGGAATCGGCGCCGCTTCGCGTCTCCGCGGAACCGGCGGGCGTCCATGTCGCGTTCTCGGTCGCCGACGAGGGGGAGGGCATGACCCCCGGCGAGATGGCGCGCCTGTTCCGCAGATACTCGAATGGCGCCTCGGCCCGGCGTCGCGGCGCCGGGCTGGGGCTCGCCATCTGCAAGGGCCTGGTGGAGGCGCACGGAGGCCGTATTCGCGCGGAGAGCGACGGACCGGGCAAGGGCAGCCGCTTCACCTTCACGGTGCCGGCGGCGGAGGATGGCCCGCCTGGCGTCGAGGGGAGTCGGGGCGGGCGGCCTGCCGATCAGTCCAGGAAGGGCCGGGTGCTCGTGGTGGACGACGACCCGAAGATGTTGCGCTACGTTCGCGACACCCTCGCCGCCGCCGGCTACGCGGCGCTGGTCTCCGGCGACCCCGAGGACCTGCCCCGCATCCTCGCCGCCGAAGAGCCCGACCTGGTCCTCCTCGACCTGGTCCTGCCCGGCGCCGACGGCATCGAACTGCTGTCGAGCGTGCCGGGACTCGGCCGGCAGCCGGTCGTGTTCATGTCCGCCTACGGCCGCGACGAGACCGTTGCCCGGGCACTCGCGGCGGGCGCCGCCGACTACCTCGTCAAGCCGTTCTCGCCGACGGAGCTCACCGCCCGGGTCAGCGCCGCGTTGCGCCGTGTCGCCCGTCCCGGACGGTTCGTGCAGGGCGACCTCGCCATCGACCACGACAGGCGCCTCGTGACGGTCGCCGGCCGCGAGGTTCCGCTCACGGCTACCGAGTACGAGCTGCTCCGCGTCCTCGCTCTCGGCGCGGGGCGGGTCGTGTCCTACCGCGAGCTGCTTGAGGAGGTCTGGCCCGGGCGCGGCCTCGACCGGTTCGACCTGGTGCGGAACTTCGTCAAGCAGTTACGCGCCAAGCTTGGCGAGGAGGCCGCCGAGCCCAGGTGGATCTTCAACGTGCGGGGCGTTGGCTACCGCATGCCGCGGCCAGAGGGCGGGCCGTAGCCAGGGGCGGTGCGTAGACAATCTGAAGGTGCAACTTTCAGATTGTGCGGACCTCCTGGCACTACTCCAGGACCTGGAGCCGCGGGACGACGCCCATCAAGGGGCCGCGGGAAAACAACGTTCCGAGCGGACCCTCATCGGCGTTGACGCCGCCGGGCAGCACCGGAACCGTCAGGTCCACGTCCGCGCCTCGGCGCAGCAACGGCGCCGCGGCCGACGCCGTGCCGGTGTTCAGCCAGTACCAGGCGCCGTCCTGCAGCCCGTCCGCTTCGAGCCGGCCCGGCATCGCGGCGCCGTCCTCGTCGAAGCAGCCGGGCAGTAGCGCCACGATCAGGCCGTCCTCGCCCGCGTCCAGCACCTGGCTCTCCGCATCGGCCTCGCCGCAGGCCAGGCGCACCGTCGCCTGGTGTCCGTCCAGCGGACGGCCGACGATCCCGCCGCCGCCCTTCCAGTACGGCGCCACGTGCTCGCCTGACCCCTCCAGATCCACGAGGTGCGGCACGATGCCCATGAAGCCTGTTTCGTTGTGCACCATCAGCGTGCCGTGCCACGTGCCCCGGACCGACAGCACGAAGCGGCGGTCGCCGCTCGGGCGTGCCGTCACGCCGCCGGGGACCGGAGGCCTCAGTTCGGGACTGAGCGACGCCTCGCAGACCAGGGGGGCGACCGCGACGTTGCGGTCGCCGTTGACCCAGTACCAGCCGTCGCCGTCGATGCCTTCGAAGGTCATCTCGCCCTCTATCGGCCGGCCGTCCTCTGCCGTGCACATCGCTTGGTTGACGGTGCGCACGATCAGGCCGTCCTCGCCGGCGTGCTCGCGGCTCGTGTAGGTCCTGCCGGCGCACTCGATCCGGACCGTCGCCGACTCGCCGTCGGCGGGCCTGACGGCGAAGCCGCCCGTGCCGTGCCAGTACGGCGCCAGGCGGAGCGGACAAACCGGTTCGGGTTCCGGCTCCGGTTCGGGCTCCGGCTCCGGTTCGGGTCCTGGCGGCGGTTCTTCGCAACCGCCCGACGGCACGCCCCCCTGTTCCGGTACGGAGGTCCTGTCAAAAGCCCCCATCAGGTTGCCTGCGAGATCCTGGAGGGGGTTCTCGGAAGGTGGCGTGTAGACCAGCCTCCAGGGCATCAGCACCTCCGATTGCGAGAGCAGTGGCGGGCCAACAACGAACACGAGAGCTTCGTCGCTGATGCCGAACCTGGTCAGAAGAGACGTTCGATCGCAGGAGCCGATGTAGAACCGGTACGCGTCCCTCCCGGGTATCGATCCCTTGTCGAGTGGCTCGGTGGTGTAGAGCAACCAGTCCGCTTCCCTGTCGGGCAACCAGAAGACTGAGCTGGAGCCCGTTAGTCTGGGAGGGGTCCTGTCCGTGTCGTCTGCAACGGCCACCGGCGCACCCGTCGCGAAACTCAGGACAGCGAACCATCGCACCACCGCCGAAACCGACGACATCGCACAAGGAACTACACCAAGGTGGTGGCCTCCCGCATCTCCCGTTTTGGAGATAGGTCGGCCCGGAAACGACGCTGGCGGCACGCCTCGCCGGCAACGCGCGGGAAGCCCCCAGGCGCTCGGAAGCTAGTTGTCGACCCGCTCCACGCGCGGCACGACGCCCATCAAGGGGCCGCGGGAGAACAGGGTCCCCAGCGGCCCCTCCGCTGCTTCCACGCCGTCGGGCAGCACCGGAGTCGTCAGGTCCACGTCCGCGCTCCGGCGCAGCAACGGGGCCGCAGCCGCGGCCGTGCCGGTGTTCAGCCAGTACCAGGCGCCGTCTTCGAGCCCGTCCGCTTCCAGCCGGCCGCTCTGCGCCGTGCCCTCCTCGTCGAAGCAGCCCGGCAGAAGCGCCACGATCAGGCC
Protein-coding regions in this window:
- a CDS encoding response regulator; translated protein: MTSSLSVRTVLQEAIDSARALTGARYGFIVTVNDDKAIRNVLASGFTGEEYERLVGWKDGPRFFERLRDLPEPLRVNDFPAFVRSQGFSPELMLSDSFHAMPIRRASRYEGHVFVAGKRGAPAFGAEDEEVLALFAAQVAVAIANARAHRAERSAGARLRALVDTSPVGVVVFDARKVRPVLVNDAARRIVADLRVPGRPLDELLGVVACRFADGREIGLSGVSVPEAIANAGMVRAEEVELSVPGGRSVTTLLNVTPIRPPAGQGVASVVVTMQDLAPLRELERQRASFLGMVSHELRAPLAAVRGSAATLLEDAAELDPAEMREFHRIIHDQAGHMRGLIGDLLDAGRIEAGTLSVSPEPSPAASLIDRARTTFLSGGGRHAVLIDLPEDLPRVMADRRRIAQVLTNLLANAAAHSPESAPLRVSAEPAGVHVAFSVADEGEGMTPGEMARLFRRYSNGASARRRGAGLGLAICKGLVEAHGGRIRAESDGPGKGSRFTFTVPAAEDGPPGVEGSRGGRPADQSRKGRVLVVDDDPKMLRYVRDTLAAAGYAALVSGDPEDLPRILAAEEPDLVLLDLVLPGADGIELLSSVPGLGRQPVVFMSAYGRDETVARALAAGAADYLVKPFSPTELTARVSAALRRVARPGRFVQGDLAIDHDRRLVTVAGREVPLTATEYELLRVLALGAGRVVSYRELLEEVWPGRGLDRFDLVRNFVKQLRAKLGEEAAEPRWIFNVRGVGYRMPRPEGGP